In the genome of Phragmites australis chromosome 9, lpPhrAust1.1, whole genome shotgun sequence, the window GTGAAAGCAATGTAGCACTCTCATTTATCATTGTCTGGACGCAGCTTTCACAAATAGAAAAAATTTAGAACAACAAATTAAAAACTTGACAAGGAAGATTGTAAAGCGCTTAAATTCTATAGAGCGTGCAAAATGCGCAGGCCACTGCTAGTGATATTGTAACATGAAAAGTGATTACATCCCTATCTTTTACATAATAGACCCTAAGAAAACTGAAAATTACATCAATAAGAATTAGGGTCAATGAACAAATAAATCAGGACCTACCCAGATCCACAAAGAGTCAGCAAGAAAGAGCACATAGACCTGAAGACTTTAAGCACCATTAGGAGGCTCCAATTCCAACACCGCCGGCGGATCCAACGCAACCGACGATGAGGAAGACGAGACCTTGCCACTCTGAACGAAGTGACCCAACACTTTGGAAAATCGCAAGAGATGGGCCCTCTGTGGTACATCGGCCGTCCACTTAGTCGTCTCGGTACTTCAACACTCCAGCGCTGCGGTTCCAGCCGGCGACCCAGAAGACAACACCAGCACTCGCCACAGCGCTCGACTCCAAACTCCAGTCCCTGGCTTGGCGCTGCACCGAAACTCATCtgccgccgcgcgccgccggcACCGTAGGATTCGGGCAGCGAGAGACCGAGCACGAGTTGTCGAGTTCCACTGGGCCCACGGGGCGCAACTGCCACGAGCGGTAACGAGCCGGTTCCAAACATTGGGCCGACTGGTCTGCCTCATTGAGCTCGCGGGCCGAAGGGATTTAGGCTAGCGGGCCGCACGCACGATCTGCTGGTGACCGCGCGGCGGCCTCTTCCTCCCGAgagtcgagtttttttttttatatattttctaacttaaaatattaaataaatatactcatatcAGAAGGATTAGTAAAAATAAACACTTATCGTCTTCTCGTAATGCAGCCAGCACCTACCATCCCTGAGAGAGCGACAAACAGTCCAACTTTACCACATAACAACGTGAACTCTTACCACTCTCTGAAAGCTCTTACCGCCTATGAATTACTATTTATGACTCTCATTTTCTCTTCCATATGCTCTATTTAAAACAGTAGCCTTCTgctattttaaaaattttaagattttttatacgtgtttcataatccatgtgtaaaattttttaattgaaattaTCCAAAAAGGCTacgtaaaatttaaactaaaattatcaaaaaagctacttttataacttctaatagggtctcaaataaattttaaaaaatctgaaaaaattcattaatatccTTTTTATATGATGGACAAAAGAttactattttgaatagaggaTATGAGAGATGAAATGAGAGTCATAAATAGTAATTTTGATGAGTACTGTTCAATCCAGGGACCAACtgtctattttttaaatctttcCACATACATgcatttatttaatattttaagttagaaaatataaaaataaaaaaagctcccGAAAGTCTGCAGCGGCGGTATGGCCCATAGGCGTCCTGAGTAAGTTCAGCGGCCGTAGCCGGCGCTCGAGACCCGGCGGTGTATCCGCCGGCCACTGCTCATCCCCCACAACACGCCGCTCCTATGTTGTTTCCGATCAAATGGAGCAAGCCACCGATGGCTTACTGCCAGCACCTCAGCCGCTTCCTCTCATCCGTCACCGCCAAAGCAGCGCCGCCGATCCCCGCGCGGCGCCTCCCCCGGTCTCTCGGCACGTCCGCGCACAGTGCCCGTATCCGGGAGCTCGCCCGCCTCGGCCGCGTGCGCGAGGCCAGGGAGGTGTTCGATGCGATGCCCCTCCGCGACATCATCGCCTGGAACTCCATGATCTTCGCCTACTGCAACAACGGGATGCCCGACGCCGCGAGGTCGCTCACCGCCGCGATATCCGGCGGGAACCTGCGCACGGGCACCATCTTGCTGTCGGGTTACTCCCGTCGCGGCCGCGTGCGTGACGCTCGCAGAGTGTTCGATGAAATGCCCGCTCGGAACGTCGTGGCGTGGAACGCCATGGTCAGTTGCTATGTCAAGAACGGGGACATCTCCCTTGCACGCAGGTTGTTCGATGCAATGCCGAGCAGAGATGTCACGTCGTGGAACACAATGCTTACTGGGTATTGCCATAGCCAACAGATGGTGGATGCAAGGAATCTGTTTGGACAAATGCCAGAGCGAAACTTGGTTTCCTGGACATTGATGATTTCTGGGTATGTCCTGATTGAGCAGCATGGCAAGGCTTGGGACATGTTTTGCACGATGCACCGTGAAGGAATGCCACCAGACCAACCAAACCTTGTATCCGTGCTTTCAGCTGTAAGTCGTTTTGAGAATATTGGCATTCTAGAGAGTCTCCGTGTTGTTGCTCTTAAGACAGGCTTTGAGAGGGACGTGGTCATCGGCACAGCAATGCTTAATGTGTACACTAGGGATGCGAGTATGCTTGACATTGCAATGAAGTTCTTTGAAGGAATGACGGAGAGGAATGAGTACACATGGTCAACCATGATCGCTGCACTATCTCAGGGTGGACGAATAGATGATGCTATTGCTATCTACCAAAGAGACCCTTTAAAGTCAATTCCTAGTCGGACTGCGATGCTCACAGGACTTGCTCGATGTGGAAGGATTAACGATGCAAGGATTCTATTTGAGCAGATTCCTGAGCCTAATGTTGTATCCTGGAACGCCATGATTACTGGGTACATGCAGAATGAAATGGTTGATGAGGCAGAAGAGCTTTTTAACATGATGCCTTTTAGAAACACAATATCTTGGGCTGGGATGATTGCGGGGTATGCACATAACGGGAGGAGTGAAGAAGCATTGGTTTTGCTCCAAGCGCTCCATAGGAATGGGATGTTACCTAGCCTGTCTAGTTTGACTAGTAGCTTCTTTGCTTGTTCGAATATTGAAGCTCTTGAGACAGGAAAGCAAGTGCATTCTCTTGCAGTGAAGGCTGGCTGTCAGTTCAATAGCTATGTATGTAATGCACTGATTACTATGTATGCCAAGTGCAGAAACATAGGTTTTGTGAGACAAATCTTTAGTCGGATGACAGTTAAAGATACTGTGTCATATAACTCTTTTATTACCGCACTTGTACAGAATAATCTGTTGGAAGAAGCAAGAGATACATTTGACAACATGACCAGTCGAGATGTTGTCTCTTGGACTACTATAATATCTGCATATGCACAAGCTGAGCAGGGGAATGAGGCAGTAGAGATTTTCAGAAGTATGCTGTATGAGCATGAATTACCCAATTCACCAATATTAACAATACTTCTTGGTATTGGTGGAAGTCTTGGTGCTTCCAAACTTGGACAGAAAATTCACACTGTCGCTATTAAACTTGGAATGGATTCAGGACTTATAGTGGCTAATGCACTCATATCGATGTATTTCAAGTGTGGTTCTGCAGATACTCTTAAGATTTTTTATTCAATGGAGGAACGAGACATTTTTACATGGAATACCATTATTACAGGCTATGCTCAACATGGCCTTGGAAGAGAAGCCATCAGGATGTATCAACAAATGGAATCTGCAGGAGTATTTCCAAACGAGGTCACTTTTGTGGGGCTTTTACATGCATGCAGCCATTCTGGTTTGGTAGATGAGGGGCGTCAGTTTTTCAAGTCTATGAGCagtgattatggactaactcctCTGCTGGAGCACTATGCTTGCATGGTGGACCTAATTGGGCGAGCTGGTGATGTGCAAGGAGCTGAACACTTTATTTATGATATGCCTATTGAGCCAGATACAGTGATCTGGAGTGCTCTTCTAGGGGCATGCAAGATTCACAAGAATGTAGAAATTGGTAGAAGGGCAGCTGAGAAACTTTTCGCTATTGAGCCATCAAATGCTGGCAATTATGTTATgttgtcaaatatatattcCTCCCTAGGGATGTGGGATGAAGTCGCAAAGATACGAAAACTAATGAAAGAACAAGGTGTGAACAAGGAGCCTGGTTGTAGCTGGATGCAGATAAAGAACAAAATGCACTCATTTATCACTGGAGATAAGGAGCACGAGCAAATTCAAGATATATATGCTACCCTCCAGGAGTTGTACACTTTGTTAAAGGCTACAGGCTATGTGCCTGACACAGAATTTGTTCTCCATGACATTGATGAAGAGCAGAAAGAGAGCTCCCTTCTGTACCACAGTGAGAAGCTTGCTGTTGCTTATGGCCTTCTTGTTACACCTAAGGGCATGCCCATACAGATAATGAAGAACCTTAGAATATGTGGTGACTGTCACACTTTCATCAAGTTCGTATCCCATGTCACCAAGAGAGAAATTGACATTAGGGATGGAAATCGGTTTCATCATTTTAGGAATGGAAGTTGTTCATGTGGTGACTTTTGGTGATGCATTATTTTGACTTCAGATGAGATAATGGGAATATCATCAACTTCACAATTTTGTGGAGTTGCAGGAGAGGAAGCAGACAAGAGTATATTGACTAACCAAATTAGTGTACTTTAGCTTGCCACAGGTTATTGGATGCAATATTGAAGAATCTGGCAAGTTCAGCATTTTGCAAACTGATGCATGATATAGTGAACAGTCTGCTGTTAACTGAGTATTTCTGCATATGAATGTTGGCATGTGGAGAGGGTCTAAACTCTAAACCATGCTGTTACCCACTGTGCTCTTTACAGTGTGGTAAGTATCTGTCTCTTCGACATAAATCTTTTATCACTTTGCAAGGTAACTTAGTTATAGGAAACAcaagaacaaagaaaagaatGATAGTgctgctgcaagcctgcaagaGCTTCCTGCAAGAACTCCATGTTTTTGATAATATATAAACAGCAAATGTAAATTTAGTATCTTTTGGTTCGATTTATTCAGCTTCTTATTAATAATCTTCTGACTGAATTTGGAAGAGTATGTTCACATGTTTTCTTAGGCATAGGCATTATGAGTATATTGTTCTGTTGATATATTCAGGGAAGTTGGCACTCAGCATTGATGAAAAGAAGAGCCATTTCCTATGGCTCAACAAGACAAAAGAGAGTTGGGATCAAGTTCATACTCCTTCCTAGGTAGACATTTGGACCTAACCTTAGTGCTGACTTAGCTTATTATCTGGTTATCTTAAATAGGGCAACCTTCTTTTGTTGAAAATATGTCATTTACTTTTCTTAGGCCTGCATCCAGAATCGTTCACGAGAAACTCTACTTTAGTTTCAAAGGTATGTCCTCCTTTGTTCTGAACTTTCTCCAACTTCCTTTCTGTCATCTAGATGCCTCATTGCCAATGAACTTTCATTGAAAGCTTTAGTTTGTACTCTGTTAATGCCCAGTTTATTGGAGATGATACATCATCTCATTCATTGAGATCGATGATGGAGgacaaagaaaggaaaagaaggatGTTTGGGCAACAGAACTCAGAGCAATTCGAACTTGAAGGTATTGTCCTCCTTTCTTCTAATTCTCTCTAAGTTTTGTTTGGAAACTTAGATGCCCCATTTCCCATGAACTTTTATTGAAACATTCGTTTCTACTCTATTTGTGCCTAGTTTATTGGAAATGATGCACCAGCACGTCTGTTGGCATTGATGATGTAGGACAAAGAGACTAAAAGAAGGATGTTCAAGCCACTGAACTCAGATAATCACTTAGTTGAACTTTTACACGCTTTCAGTggtaccactgttgttgaatgCTACAAATTCAATCCTGCATCATAAGTAGATAGTTGAACAGATGGAAATATACTTAAGAGGGGTTAAAGGTACAAATTCAAAGGAATGCGAAGATAGGAGGCCCAATGCTGTGAACCACATATCAAGTGCTACAAATTCAATCAACAACTCTGAAGCTAGAGTGTCAATGGGAAACTCAGATAGGCGGGTAAAATGCTATGAACCATACAGCAAAGGAGTGCTAAGATAGGAAGGTCAACGACTTGGAAGAAAGACTACGAATCTCGGTTGAAGGAGACGAAGGTAAATCGTCAGGCAATCATGATGAGAAATCCTGGAAACGACGGTGAGGGAAGAGGAGCTCAAAAGTGAATGTGCAAGATAAGCTatgagctccccccccccccctacgtTTTTCTGCCGAATGCTGCTACACGTACAGCCCATTTGTAGAACTCTTTTACAACCGAGAGATCAAAGCGCTCAAATCACTTAGGTCGTGTCTCACTTATCAATCAAAGGAACTAAAACACCTGATTGTAACGAAGTTGTACAAATAGGTTAGGTTAAGTATTTTCCTTTTCTACCATTGTGTCAAGGATAAAGTCCAAGATGGGAAATTTCTTCTCTCCCAGTACTTCTATCTGAAGACTGATGAGATCATTATGTGCTCCATCGTCGGTGGTGGTGCTATTATTCGTCCGGTGTGTTGTGTCAAAGCTCAAAAGGATCATAGGTGAATCTAAGAGGCCTGTACAAGTATATTAGTCGTAAATGGACATTGTATGTCACCGTGTGGTGTAGAGAGGTAAACCTGAAATACAGAAGTTTTATTCAATACAGACAATCCGCCCTGAGCAAATAGAGACGCAACAACAATACTGTAAGATGCGTACcgtaagcttttttttttcgaatgcGCAAAGCATAACATTTGTTGTCTGCTTACTCGGCGAAAAGTTATGTTTCTCAGTTGTACCTGAGTCTCATATTGATAGACGGACTCACTTTGCTTGCATTGTGCAAGACTCTTTATTTCCATTTCAGTTCACTGGTCACTACCCCCTCCGGATTGTTGAGTTTGGAAATATGTTTATTCTTTAATTGGTAGTTCGGTGCTGCTCTGGATTATATTTTAAACAGCAACATGGTAACATGAAGTCCACAAAAACAAAATCTTGCTAGAGTGGTCAGCCTCTATCGCTGCATATACGAGCAAAGTCGAAATTGCTAAGCAATTTATCTCCCTCACGGTCGCGAGCTCACGGCCAATGATGGTAGATTCAACCGAGAACACTTCAGTACTTCACCTACCGATGAGAATCAGGTAGCCCCCGACTACGAACCCATCTTTTTTTAGAAGGTTTCAGACAAGCCCACATGTCACCCAGGTGGCCAGGTACTTTTCTTCCTACccggcaccaagcaccaaaTACTGTCGAGCCGCGTCGAGACGGGAGAAAGCGAAAGCGAAACCGAGGAACCATTCTGCTGCGCAGAAAAAAACGAAGATAAAAGGACGCAAGTTGCAGCCCAACTTGGCAGCCGAACAACGGGAACTCGCCACCTGAACGCCAGCGCCCGCGCGGCCACACGTAAAAGCGACGGCATGCGCATGTCCACCCTCCCTTGCCGCGCGGCCGAGGTGGTGTGCCGAAACCGTGGTCGCGTCGCGTGGGCGAGGAACCTTTCAAAGGCGGGGGCAACTTGCGCACGGCGCACCAACGTCTGCAACGTGCCCCCCGCCCTCCCGCGGCCCTGGGCGGGGCAGAGCAAGTTGCGGCCGATGCAGCAGGGCCCGAAGCCGAAGCGCGCACCCGTTGTTTTGCTCTAATCCCACGGGCCACGGCGTTTCGCTTTCATGGCTCGGTAGGAGAGCTTTtttcatttatatatttttattttttatatttataaaaatatatgtttattttaaaatattgcacaagTATGCTACCATTCTTTGTTGAAAGGACTATAGTAAAGTGTTGTTTATCCAACAAGTAACATCTTATAAAACACACTATCGTAAcgattaaaaattaaatactcTAATTGACATAACGTCCACGACGATGCGACACCTTTATACCCGCAGAGCCCATAAAAAAAGGCTACACAACATGCTCTCACAACAGTATTTTTCGCTCGGGTTAATcacatgcatgaatgcatgcttttcaagaaaaaaaaagctagcATCTTTATTAATCACAATAGATCTGCATTAATCACATGCATCCATATAACAACATAACCTACACGTAACACGTTTACATGAACGTTACGTTggttaatatatttaatttttaatccTTACGTTGTGAGCCCTATAAGGTATCTGATCCTTACACTGTAAGCCCTATAAAATATCGTCTATTAGATGAATGACACATTTCTATTACTCTTCTAATAGATTAGGATAGTCTAGATATGGAGTATTTTAAaatgaacatatatttttataaatattaaaaaataaaaatatataaataaaaaattcctcgTAGGATAAGCTTTCCGACTTGTCGTTCGTGGTCCTTGATCCGTAGCCGGACAAGGCTGCGTCGATGAATTGAGCAGACAACTATATACAATTCCAACGAGCAAATCTTACGGAATTCATCGCCGCGAATAATTTTGTGACTCAGACATTGGAGAGTCAACTGACACTTGCAATATAAATTTGCAAATCAAGTTCTGTTTATCAATTGACATTCTCAAAAAAAAGAGGGGAGAGCCAGGGGAAACTGGAGAGTACGTACACGACTTTGCCGAGCTTGCCTAACGGCATCGTCCTATGTTGTGTGCCGCTCACTGCGAACTCGGCCGGGACCAGGGCTTATCTTCGCAGTGGCTGCTCCCCTTCTTAGTTTTTACTCGAtctccggggggggggggggggatgtttCTCGTACCATGTCTACCTCACTGATGGTGGCATTGGCAAATCTGTGTTGATAGCCAGAATAAGAAGAGATCAGATAAATCCCTGCAAGCTGCAGTGGATCACTTTATGGCTGAACATATTAAGCACGTACAAAGTACACCAAACCGTGATGCATCACGAAACACCGAAGGCTTTCAGCC includes:
- the LOC133929266 gene encoding pentatricopeptide repeat-containing protein At1g09410, mitochondrial-like, translating into MLFPIKWSKPPMAYCQHLSRFLSSVTAKAAPPIPARRLPRSLGTSAHSARIRELARLGRVREAREVFDAMPLRDIIAWNSMIFAYCNNGMPDAARSLTAAISGGNLRTGTILLSGYSRRGRVRDARRVFDEMPARNVVAWNAMVSCYVKNGDISLARRLFDAMPSRDVTSWNTMLTGYCHSQQMVDARNLFGQMPERNLVSWTLMISGYVLIEQHGKAWDMFCTMHREGMPPDQPNLVSVLSAVSRFENIGILESLRVVALKTGFERDVVIGTAMLNVYTRDASMLDIAMKFFEGMTERNEYTWSTMIAALSQGGRIDDAIAIYQRDPLKSIPSRTAMLTGLARCGRINDARILFEQIPEPNVVSWNAMITGYMQNEMVDEAEELFNMMPFRNTISWAGMIAGYAHNGRSEEALVLLQALHRNGMLPSLSSLTSSFFACSNIEALETGKQVHSLAVKAGCQFNSYVCNALITMYAKCRNIGFVRQIFSRMTVKDTVSYNSFITALVQNNLLEEARDTFDNMTSRDVVSWTTIISAYAQAEQGNEAVEIFRSMLYEHELPNSPILTILLGIGGSLGASKLGQKIHTVAIKLGMDSGLIVANALISMYFKCGSADTLKIFYSMEERDIFTWNTIITGYAQHGLGREAIRMYQQMESAGVFPNEVTFVGLLHACSHSGLVDEGRQFFKSMSSDYGLTPLLEHYACMVDLIGRAGDVQGAEHFIYDMPIEPDTVIWSALLGACKIHKNVEIGRRAAEKLFAIEPSNAGNYVMLSNIYSSLGMWDEVAKIRKLMKEQGVNKEPGCSWMQIKNKMHSFITGDKEHEQIQDIYATLQELYTLLKATGYVPDTEFVLHDIDEEQKESSLLYHSEKLAVAYGLLVTPKGMPIQIMKNLRICGDCHTFIKFVSHVTKREIDIRDGNRFHHFRNGSCSCGDFW